Part of the Gammaproteobacteria bacterium genome, GTCGCCGAGGCCATGCTGGCGTTCGGTGTCATCTGACCGGTACCGTTGCAGGGGGTTGCAGCCTTGAATCCGTCAGGGCCTTCGGCATTTTCCGTGGCAGGTTTTTTGCTGTGACAACGAGCAATGCGTGACGGGGTATGGTGCAACGAACCGTGGGGTGCAGCCGGAAACCCGGGACCCCACGTGGGCCTCAGAAGTCCGGATCCATGATCATTTCGGCCCAGAAGACCTTTTCCGGCTCCTTGGCCTGCAACTCCGCCGCCTTGCGGCCAGCTTCCCCGTAGGTCATTTCCTCCGGGAAATGCCCCTTCTGAAAACCATATTTGAGCTTCCAGGCCACCCGGTAACCGGGATCCGACTCCCGCCGCACCAGGGAATCCGCGCGATTGATATAGGTGCCTGCCATAGCATGTCCTCCTCGATTCGATCGTCACGAACAGGGCGATGGTCTCCAGAGAAAGACCGGAGACCTGCCTCCACCAACTGTGATTGTATCCACAAGGCCGCGGGAAGTGCGAGGTCCAGGCAGTTGGATGGCCCGCTGCCTTCCGGCCAGCCGACCCGAAAAATATTCGTATTCTGCCAAACCTTGGGCTACACTTGGGCCCATTGCAAGTTTGCTAGGTCATTTCAGAGGTTTCCTTGCGGTATCTCTTGTAAGTTACTTAGCCTCATTGCAATACCCAACACCGTTCCAGCTTTACCGAGGTAAGTTACATGGCAACAGGTACCGTCAAGTGGTTCAACGAGACCAAGGGCTTCGGCTTTATCGCACCGTCGGATGGCGGCGCTGACGTTTTCGTCCACTTCTCCGCAATCGAAGGCAGCGGCTTCAAGACCCTGGCTGAAGGCCAGGCCGTGAGCTTCGAGGTCGAAAAAGGCCCCAAAGGCCTGCAGGCCACCCACGTTACGGTTCAGGGCTAAACCCGCTTCCGCATCGTAGTGTGCAAGAGGCCCCGCAGCGATCCTGCGGGGCCTTTTTGCTTTTCCACGTCGTCGTCTTGACGTCCATCGCCTTACCTGAGGAGACGTAGCGATGAAAAGCATTTTTGTTGGCAACTTGCCCCCCGAAGCCTCCGAACAGTTCGTAACCGATCTGTTTACAGCGTTCGGGACAGTACGCTCCATCCGGCTGGTGGCCGACGTGTTCACCGGCAAGTGCCGTGGATTCGGCTTCGTCGAGATGGAAGGTCATGAGGCGCGCGCGGCCATCGCCGGCCTGGATGGAAAGACGGTCGAGGGGAATTCCCTGCGGGTGCGTTTCGAGGAGCCCCGCAAGCCCGGCGGCCGCGGCCGCCGCTGACCAACGCGCCGCGACGCAGTCATACACCCCCGGCAACCGATGCGACTGGAGGTTTGCGTGGCGATGGCCTCCGCACCCCCGGCTGATGCCGTTCGACCACAGGGTTCTCAGTTGCGTGGCGCGCCCGCAGCGAGGCAGTTCGTCGCCGCGGCGATCAGCTGCAACTTCTCATCACGCCGCAGTTTCTTGATCGCCGCCTCGCGCCGGCTGGCGCTGCCGCGCGTGTGCCCCGTCTCGAGATAGACCACCGGCCCTGGCGCGCGACCGTTGAAGAACTTCGCGCCCTGCCCCGCCGCATGCCGTGCCACCCGGCGCTCAAGATCATTGGTGATGCCGGTATACAACGACGTATCCGAGCACAGGATCATGTATACCTGCCAGTCGGCGGACACCTCACTCACCGCCGTTCACCGTGCTGTCCGCGACGCCACGCTGTAACGGGCCGGCAAGCCGTAGTTCGGACTTGCAGCGTCGGCACACATAGCGCGCCTCACCGCGACTTACCGCACGGTGGCGGCGCGTGCCCAGCTGATGTTCGGTGCAAGCGCACCGATAGACAACGCACCGCTGCCGGCGCAGCGGTATGCCGGCGAGGTCATAGCGCCCGGTGGCGCGCGGTTCAGCGCCCAGTCGGCGCATGACCGCCTGCCATTCGCGCCCATGCGGCCGCACCCGGCGCAGACCGTAGAGCAGATCGGTGACATAGTGTGCCACTTCGTGCGGCACGGTCTGACTCAGACCGTCTGCAAAATACTTGGCGAAGATGTAGGGGTTATAGCGGATGCAGCGCACGCCACCGCGCACGCGATACATCCCGGCGCTGCGGCCGCGCAGATCGAAGCTGATGGGAATGACGGGAAAGCGGCGTCCGAACAGCACCTCGGCACGTGCCAGGCAGACCTCGGTGGCGTGCACGACCTGCACACGCCGCTGACTGTCAATGGGCTCTATCAACCTGAGGACCGCATTTGCCACGGAATTCACGGAAGAACATGGCGATCGCGTACGGGGGTAGATCTAACGCTGTCTCCCTGCGGGCCGGTGTCCCCTGCGGGCGTGCGCGCCACCTTGTGTGCGGATGAAGTACGGTACGTGGGTCCGCGGTGTTGCAGCATCACCGGCATGGGAGGCGGCCGTGTCCGACCGCCCCATTATGCCGTCACTGTATCGACGATACCACTGAGCACGACCCATCCGGCACCCTATCGAGCAGCCCGCCCGGCCCCCTGCCGGTGGGTGCCATACTCAGCGGTCGATCGACGTCTGCGAACGGTAATGCGGACGCTTGGCCTTCAGGGTCGCGCGGGGGCGGTCGGTACGCTGTTCGCGCTGTGGCGCCCCGGAACGGCCGGCACCAGCGGCACGGTTGCCATTGGCGTAGCTGCCCGGTGCACGCGGCTCATGGCCACGCGCATCACGCGCCTGACCTGCGGGGCGCGCCGCAGCAGTGTTGCCCGGGTCCCGTGTCGACCGTGCCCCCTTGGCGAAGGCCGGACGCTCGACGCCGCTACGTTCACCGTAAGGCCGTGCGGACGCGCCACGCGGCTGGCCGCCATAACCCTGCCGCGGGCGGTTGCCGCCCGGGCGGCCAGCGCCACCCTTGGAAGGTGGACGCCGGCCCGGCTCGGAACGCGTCGGCTCCAGGCCCTCGATCACGTCGCGATCCAGGCGTCGGCCGGTCAGGCGCTCGATGCCGGACAGCTTGCGCCAGTCGTCGGGACCGACCAGGCTGACGGCCATGCCGGTGGCGCCGCCGCGACCGGTGCGGCCGATGCGGTGGATGTAGTCTTCCGCCACCATGGGCAGATCGAAATTGATCACATGGGTGATGCCCTTGATGTCCAGACCGCGGGCGGCGACATCGGTCGCGACCAGCAGACGGAAGCGGCCGCGGCGCATCTGTTCGACGGTGCGGCGGCGCTGGCCCTGCCCCATGTCACCGTGCAGCGCGGCACTGCTATGGCCCTGCTCGGTGAGCTGCCGGGCGAGCTCATCGGCGCCGCGCTTGGTGGCGGTGAAGATCAGTGCCTGCGTCAGTTCCTCGTGACCGAGGTAGTGCGACAGCAGACGATGCTTGTGGCCGATGTTGTCGGCCTGATGCAGGCGCTGGGCGATGGACGCGTGCTGGTCGTGGTTGGCGGCGAGCTGGACGCGCGCCGGGTCCTTCAGCAGCTGCTTGGCGATCGCCAGCACGCGGCCTTCCAGGGTCGCCGAGAACAGCAGCGTCTGGCGTGTGTCCGGGGTGGCGGCGGCGATGTCGCGCACCGCGTCGACGAAGCCGAGATCCAGCATGCGGTCGGCCTCGTCCAGCACCAGGAATTCGAGGCGCGAGAAGTCGACACGGCCCTGCGCCATGTGATCCATCAGCCGGCCCGGTGTGGCCACCAGCAGATCCAACGGCCGCTGCAGCAGCTTCATCTGCGGCGGATAGGGCATGCCGCCGACGACGCTGCCGGTGGTGAAGCGGCAGAAGCGGCCGAGCTGACGGATGTTCTCGTTCACCTGGTTGGCGAGTTCACGCGTCGGTGTCAGCACCAGCACACGCGGACCCCGGCCGTTTACGGCGGCCGGCTTGAGCAGGCGCTCCATGGCCGGCAGCACGAAGGCTGCCGTCTTGCCGGTGCCGGTCTGCGCCGAGGCCATCAGGTCACGGCCGGCCAGTACCAGCGGGATCGCCTCGCGCTGGATGTCGGTCGGGTTGGTATAACCGCTCGCCTGGACGGCGCGCAGCAGTTGGGCATTCAGATTCAGAGCTTCAAAAGACACGATAAGCACCCCGCCTGCCGCCGTTCCCGGGACAGGTCCGTTAGTAGTGAAGACACGAACGAAGGCGGAATTGCACGGGGCAATCACGGCACCTGGTTCAGTTCAAGGCGGCTTCACAATGGAAGCGGCCTGCACGTTGCCAACCAGGTAACCGATGAGGGACTACGGGGAAGGTCAGGAACGGCTTGGGCCTCCCGAAGGAGGAGCGCGCACTATACGGGTTCAGTGCTCCCGATGCCAGCACTATTTCGGTGGGGCCGCCGGTGCGGTCGTCGGTGCGGCTTGGGGAGCCGGTGTCTGGATCGGTACGCCGTGTCGCACGACGTCCTCGGGTCCGCGGTAATCGGCACAGCCGTTGCCGTGTGCACGCCAGCTGACGGCCAGGCCCTGCGGATCCACGATGAAGGTGAACTCGCAGTAGTACGCGTAATAGTCGGGCGGGAAGTACTCGCCGGGGTAGATCACCGCACGCGTCCCGGTCTCGGTGCGGTAGGTGCGGATGACGTCGGGTGTGCGATACCCCGGCCGCAGGCTCTGTTCTGCCCAGACCCAGGTGTAGGCCCGCATGCCGTCGCCGAGGTCGCGCTCGACGTAATTGTAGCCGAAGCGCTCGCGCAGCTGGTCGATGTGCCAGCCGATATAGCCGTCCATATTCTGCTGGAAGCGTTCCAGCGAGGCGCAGCCCGCCACGGCCAGCAGCAGCCCCACAAGCAACCAGTGCGTCATCTGTATCATCCGCATGCCCCGTCCTCCGCAGCGCGCAGTGCCCCTTTGTTCAGCATAGTTCTCAGGCCGCCCCCGGGTTCGTCACCACACGCCGCCCGGCAACCGTCCAGCCGACAAAATTCACCAGATCACCCGACTTTCTGATCATAGCTCATACCAAAAGGGCTGTTTCAGCCACGGAAACACCTAATAAGACGCGGGGACGCGAGGCCCCTCAGGTAACTGTCCGTACCGTCCAGCCGCGTAAGACGGCTGCATAAAATCAATGATCCTGCCCGTCGCCTGGCGTGGGTGAGGGCGGCGCATTTCAAACCCGCACCAGACAAAGTAGAATCCCCCCGGTCACGTCCTGCAGGACAAGGACTCTGACCGTCCCAGGTCGGGCCTGCCCCTTCACGGATCCTGTTTCCCCTTCGCGCGGAGGTCGAAGTCTCTTGGCGTTGAACCTTGCATTCGCCGCAGTGATGGCCTCGCTGCTTTCCGCTGCGGTATCCCTCGGCGCCCACCGGCGCATCGCGGTCCTGCGCGCGCTGGCGTTCCCGTTGCTCGGACTCGCGGGGGCGACCGCG contains:
- a CDS encoding cold-shock protein; amino-acid sequence: MATGTVKWFNETKGFGFIAPSDGGADVFVHFSAIEGSGFKTLAEGQAVSFEVEKGPKGLQATHVTVQG
- a CDS encoding GIY-YIG nuclease family protein: MILCSDTSLYTGITNDLERRVARHAAGQGAKFFNGRAPGPVVYLETGHTRGSASRREAAIKKLRRDEKLQLIAAATNCLAAGAPRN
- a CDS encoding RNA-binding protein; translated protein: MKSIFVGNLPPEASEQFVTDLFTAFGTVRSIRLVADVFTGKCRGFGFVEMEGHEARAAIAGLDGKTVEGNSLRVRFEEPRKPGGRGRR
- a CDS encoding SprT-like domain-containing protein, which encodes MYRVRGGVRCIRYNPYIFAKYFADGLSQTVPHEVAHYVTDLLYGLRRVRPHGREWQAVMRRLGAEPRATGRYDLAGIPLRRQRCVVYRCACTEHQLGTRRHRAVSRGEARYVCRRCKSELRLAGPLQRGVADSTVNGGE
- a CDS encoding DEAD/DEAH box helicase; the encoded protein is MSFEALNLNAQLLRAVQASGYTNPTDIQREAIPLVLAGRDLMASAQTGTGKTAAFVLPAMERLLKPAAVNGRGPRVLVLTPTRELANQVNENIRQLGRFCRFTTGSVVGGMPYPPQMKLLQRPLDLLVATPGRLMDHMAQGRVDFSRLEFLVLDEADRMLDLGFVDAVRDIAAATPDTRQTLLFSATLEGRVLAIAKQLLKDPARVQLAANHDQHASIAQRLHQADNIGHKHRLLSHYLGHEELTQALIFTATKRGADELARQLTEQGHSSAALHGDMGQGQRRRTVEQMRRGRFRLLVATDVAARGLDIKGITHVINFDLPMVAEDYIHRIGRTGRGGATGMAVSLVGPDDWRKLSGIERLTGRRLDRDVIEGLEPTRSEPGRRPPSKGGAGRPGGNRPRQGYGGQPRGASARPYGERSGVERPAFAKGARSTRDPGNTAAARPAGQARDARGHEPRAPGSYANGNRAAGAGRSGAPQREQRTDRPRATLKAKRPHYRSQTSIDR